From Daucus carota subsp. sativus chromosome 6, DH1 v3.0, whole genome shotgun sequence:
aaagaaaaccggtcttcttccaagaatcctgaaaataaaacaatagaaacaagaagaatataagtcgatatatttaacagattatatcaaaatattcccacaatcatgaaaactcatgattgagacaattaagctcttaattaaggcataataataaaatattaatgtccttaattaagacacaattaaagccctcaaataaggcacaattaacgccctcaataaagaggcacaatttacaCCCAAGAGTcgcaatttacgccctcaataaagaggagGCACAATTTGAGGCACAATTAGCGCATTCCTTTCTGGAACCGGATCCCGTCCCGAAACCACTGTCACCGCCACCATCGGCCACCACCTCTATGCTATTGGTCAAGTTGCCTCGTCGTATGCGAAGCGAACAACGAAGCGTCTCATTTGTGACACGAAAAATcgccaaaaacaccaaaaaccaagcaaaacacaaggattaaacaaacaaatactcacaacacaaacaagattaaagtcAAACACCTTTTcgcaattccactcaaaataaatCAGTAAATGAAAGTAAGAAAAAAACGAAGTATACCTGAAAAACAGAGTTGCAATAGCAAGTATTATCGAAATTCTCAAGACAAAATAACGTTTGCCTTCGAGAAAGTGATCGCCGAGAGATTTCTCGAGTTTATAATCCGTAGCGGATAAACAAtagaaacttttttttttttttttttttttttttttgaaaatgagaataaatctcacaaaAATAAACCGGCAATtgaccgtgataattctttcattcaagaaagcttattatctaaccgtcggacatgcaagatgaccggggaaatttagataataaaactttaatgtccgaaaagaaaaatcattcttcttccaagaatcctgaaaaataaaacaaaggaaacaagaagaatataagtcagtatataacaaattatatatattataaaaataaaaatatatccggtgattaattattaataaaatcacgtgtatatgcatgtggtgtttaaaatattcacacaattatgataactcataattgagacaattaaactcttaattaaggcacaattaataaaatattaactcccttaattaagacacaattaacgccctcagataaggcacaatttacgtcctcaattatgaggcacaatttacgcacTCAATTACGAGGCACAAATAACGCCCCCTCATtatgaggcacaattaacgccctaaTTAACGTCTTCCTTTCCGAAAATGAATCCCATGCTGACCGTACTGCAACCCTCAGCCGTCACCGCCGCGCTATCTCTTCCGCACACGACCGCCAAGAGAATGATGACCACCCGAAATATATCCATCTCCATATCATTCCAAGCAGCTCCGCTATTCGCCACGTTCGCGACCATGTCACGTCAACCGCGCCGGAAAATCAACGAACTTTATCGGAACAACACTAACAGTGCGCGAAGCTGTTAACGGAATCGCCGGAGATTTTTTGCCGGAAAAACAAGGCGTTTTTCGATGAAGAAATGGCGGAGGCAAGCAAGAATATCGATGTGTGTGTTGTGTGTGTAtaagtgagagagagagagaggaagagagAAAATAGGTGTCACAGGTTAATTAGATCAGTGAGTTCTTTGTTTAAGTGGGAGTATATCTTTTGGTGATGGataggaagaagaagaagcaaaCAGCTGGGAAGGTGGAATCCGGGGGGGTGTTCGGAGTTGGTTTGGCGAAGAAATGGTTGATTTTGggttgaatcaacttgtagatggGACTTGATGCTTAGGAATGAACAATGGGTTTGTGAAATTTTGATGATTGATTAGGGGACTTCAACCATATTTTCCCACATATTTCTGATGATTTTTTACTGTTTTTCTATTATTTATAGTATAATTGTTTTTTTCTTGAATACTATGGTACTTTGATAAAgaagttttagttaaaaatcataaaaccgTTATACTCTTGTAACTATGATATTTCGTTATGGTTTcgtcctctatatatatatggactTAAAAAATCCACTataatcattaaaattataaattatttttataaaaattaattaatttttatatccgCCGTTATTTTGGACATGAGCTTATCTTCCTCGATCAGTATTGATTTATTCtttcaatttattttgtaaattatttaattttttctgcATATTTTCCACAAGTTTTAgctaaaaattttaagaaaaattgtaaaatatacaGGAAAAAAgggtataaaaaaaattattatctgtCTATTGATTAAGATGaaaaatttgcaaaaaaataaaaattaattaacacaCAAGTCCTCCCCTTCTTCATTTCAcaaacccttaaaccctaaaacccCCAATTCATTCCCTTAAACCCTAACCACCAAATGAAAATTCTCCTCCACATCCTCCAATCCCCCGCCTACCGCCGTCACCAAACCCGTTCAATCTTCGATTCCGCCGCCCCCATCAAATGGGTTCGCGACAGAGCCTTAGATCACGCCGTagaaaaagaaaggaacctaAAACCTATGATAAACCTCAAGAACTTCATCAAGTCTGAGCCCTCCAAAACCTCCCCAATCTCTCTCATTCTCCAACACAAACATGACCTTGAAACCCCTTTTAGGCCAATTGAGTTTATTCGCAAGTACCCTTCTGTTTTCGAAGAGTTTTTGCCCGGTGGAATCGGGGTGAATCCTCATATTAGGCTGACTAATGAGGTGATGCAGCTTGATGGGGAGGAGGAGATGGTGTTTTTGAGTGGAGGGCATAAGCAGGATGTGGCTGATAAGCTGTTGAAGCTGTTGATGGTGGGGAAGGTTAATAGGATTCCATTGCGTGTTATCGATAAGTTGAAGTGGGATTTAGGTCTGCCTAATGATTATGTTGAAAGTGTTGTTCCCGAGTTTCCAGATTATTTTTGTGTTAGGAAATGTGATGGTTTGGGGGTTCTTGAATTGGTGTGTTGGAGTGAGGAGTTGGCTGTGTCGGAGATGGAGAAAAGGGCAATGAGTGGTAAAGAGGGGTATAGTAAGGGAATGCCAATTGCGTTTCCTTTGCAGTATTCGAGAGGGTTTGAGGTTGATAAGAAGTTTAAGAAGTGGGTTGATGATTGGCAGAAGTTGCCTTATGTTACTCCATATGAGAGTGTGCTGAGTTGTCAGGGCAAAGGGGATGAGTTTGATAAGTGGGCGGTCGGGGTTTTGCATGAGATTCTAAGTCTTTTTGTGCCCAAGAAGACTGAGAAGGATAATATTCTATTGCTTGGAGATTATTTGGGGGTTAGGTCGAGGTTTAAGAAGGCTTTGCTTCAACATCCtggtatattttatatttcgaGTAAGCTTCATACTCATACTGTTGTTCTGAGGGATGCTTATAAGAGGGATTTGTTGATTGGGAAGCCTAATCCAGTAATGGAAATGAGGTCTAAGTATATTCACCTTATGACTGCGGTGAAAGAGGAGAGTAAATCAAAGAGTGCCCAAGTTGGTAATActcgaaggaaaaagaaaagtgtTGATTTAAAAGAAGGGGAGGAAGAGGATTCAAAGGACGATGAAAAtgaggaagaagaagatgaaaatTCAAATAGGTTGTCAGATTCTGAGTTTGAGGAGGAGTCTGATGATGATGACTATGAGGACGAGTCTGATGATGATGAAAGTGAACATGAGAGTACAATGAACAGAGGAAGAGCAAGCGGAAAATCAAGTTTCGAAGAGAAGGCAAGAGCTTTGAGGACTGAGCAGAAACAATTTGATGGAAGACACCCAAGTAAAACTGGGGACAGACGGTCACCCACACATTCCAGAGGGAAAGAAATCCCCGCAAAATTTGACAGAGACGAATCAAATAGAAGGCACCAAAGTAAAACTTTGGATGGCCAATCGCCATCATATGAAAGAGGAAGACAAAGTCCTATAAGAAATGAGAGACATGAATCAACTGGAAGACGAGAAAGCAATTATAGACATGAGAGAGATGAATCAAAAAGAAGCTACCCTGATAAAGCTCAGGACAAAAGGTCATCAACATTTTCTGGAAGAAGAGAAGGCCCGTGGAGAGATGAGTCAGATCGTTCTGCTAGAAGACAAAGCCCTATTAGAAATGAGAGAGAAGAATCAAATGGAAGAAGAGAAAGCAATTTTAGAAATGATAGTAATGAATCAAAAAGAAGTTACCCTGATAAATCTCAGGACAAAAGGTCATCAACATTTTCCGGAAGAAGAGAACGCCCTTGGAGAAATGAGCCAGATCGTGCTGCTAAAAGATACCCGAGAGGAACTGAGGATAGTCAGTCACCTCAAAGTTTTAGAGGTCAAGAAGCCTCTCCCACAAATAGTCCAAACCAATCTGATAGACGACATCCCAGTAAAGCTCGTGACGAGCAGTCACCTACACACACCAGAGGTAAAGAAACGCTTAAAAACCAAATGGCTCGTAGGAAACCGCATGGAAGGTCAGATGTCTCGAGAACCAGAAAGAGTACTTCTCCAAACAAGACACCTACTTTTTAACGATGCAGTTTGTGTTGAAGTGTCATAGAAAGGTTTTGCTCCTACTTATTTATGTTGAGGTAATACGCTCAAATTTGAATTCTGCAATCTTATCATCCTATATTTGGTATGTCTAGTTACGGTTGTGGTGATGGGGGCTATGTTTTGACTTTTGCCTTCGTGCAAACACTCACTTGCTGCAAATATTCACTTTTTTTTGGGGCAATATTTCTGCATTTTTGCTTTGTGTAACTTGTCTTTTGGCAGGATTGCAATTCTTTATTCTCAGGTTAGTGTGAATTCTGAATTGTTAGATGGGTTTTATTAGAGAAATGTTCAAAGATGGAATCTTAATAAAAAACCAAATGTTTTGATTTCTCTGTTTCAATTCCTTTGAGGTTTTAATTGAcataaatgaaatgaaaaaattgcatatatttaATCTTGTCCATGGATTGTCATTTACTCTTGTCAGATCATCTCTGGGTTGCCTTATTATGAATCTAATGCAGATGTTTCTACTCGGTTGTATTATGTTGTTTCAGTGATATTGATAAttgtatacatataaaatatcaagATGAACAAATATATTGAAGGTTTTGATAttgtatatatgaaattttaaggATATTAATAGAAATATAGAATGTTATTAAATTTCAAGTATAAAGATTACTTTCTTTTCTTCGTCTTTTGGAAAAAACTAAAAACAGGGTAGAGTTTGTGTGTAGTTGTGGGCCTTTTAGTTTGGTTTCTGCTTCTATGGATTTTGCTGCATAATCCCAAAGGACTAAGGTAAAGTTTGTAACTTTGTTTCAGTTTGTTTTCTCTAATTTTCTGAGACTTTAGATCTCGGCATAACTACAAGCGGGGTGTCACTTTTTGACCTGCATAGCTGCATTCTCTTGAAGTGTGTTTATCATTGCCATAGTCTGGTTTGCAATTACTGCAAAAGCACTTCTCTCCTCTTCCAGTCTTGTaagtaatactccctctgtccctctcatctctttacagtttttttacactgctcgacacgcattttaacgcgcatataaaacatagtttaataacttatttttaaaaatttttcttttttgtataaaaatataaatatcaaacttttattcagaagaaaaaaaagttcaaaataatttgtcAAACTACGCTTTACGAGAGCATTATAATGCGTGTCGAGtctccgtcccccaatgtaaacaaatgaggggacggagggagtacatgtaTAATGCTGAGGTCAGACTCTCAGCAGTCCTTTTGGTCCAGTATTAACAATCTATTGTGATTTATTTAGCGTTTTGAAATTTCTTTGTTCGTTTGTTTTGTGCTGTTTGTTCATTTCATTACCTGCTGGAAGAGTTGATTTTTTAGACttcattttcttattttcttgtcGCAGTCTGTTAGGGTGTTACTGCACTTCtcttaaatttgattttgattctgGCCTAGCTGCAAACGTCTGTCTATTCAGAGACTGTTTGCTGCCGCTTTTCATTTCTCTCGTCAGCTTCTCAGGAGTATGAAAACGTTTTAACCGTTCACATGAAAACGTGTAAAATATCAGGAGTATATATGATTAAAGTCTCGAAAACCAAGGCTATTCAAATATCACGGCCGACCCAGTCCCTCATTGTGCTATTGTTGGTCCTTTATGTATCATCATATCACATTGTGAGTGAAGTCTATGCTATAACTATAAGGGTCCGGGTTTGGGTCTCTTCCATTTGCATGTCAGGAcgagtgttgtaaaaagcgaaaATCGAATTATTCGATGGAGCCACATGATGATTAATAGGATAATAAATAGAATGGTTAATTGGGATATTAATCGgatatattaagataatataataGTATTTAATGTATTAAACCTATTAtgttagttttgaaaaaaatatattgtgatTAATTGGATGTAAAAAATTGAATCAGCAGAATGTCTCGTAATGATTAATCGGTCAAATCACCATTCTTAGAATTATGGTCAAGGCCGAAAAAAATTGTGGTTGACTTAATCACAAATATGCAGGAGCGCCGCAATATCATAAACGGAGACCGGATAATTTTATGTCTCTCGTGCAATGCGTTTTGGACATATATTACTTATAATCGGTTGTTGCGGAACTAAGAGAAGTCCAGCAATGTTCTAGAAagtgccctatatatataataaaaaataatgtcctagtgatttaggacatcattttaacataacaactccaacaatatgccttattattgtgctttattatttaaataatagtatatttgaattattgttggagggaagtgaaaaagaaagagaagagaGGTGTGTTGGAATGTGAGTGagctaatattttattgatagaaATGATTTAAGGCATGCATGattgtgcctcaaaaataagacATTTGTTAGATGTCCTAGTGTTTTGAGGTActactaggacattgttggagcaccattttacttcaaaatgtcttaaattttgatttaagacATGATTCTAGGACActtttggacttgctctaatactTTTTTGAGACGAAATTGATAAATTGTTTAAATTAGTTTTGTGGCCTGCTCAATCAGCAGGTGATTTCCCCCTTATATATGAGATTAGTTCCTGTAtggtttgtgtttatatatgtgAGCAATTGAGCATTTTTATATATCTGTGTATTTGTATGGTTGGAATATAATAACCATCACAAATCTag
This genomic window contains:
- the LOC108227608 gene encoding protein WHAT'S THIS FACTOR 1, chloroplastic; its protein translation is MKILLHILQSPAYRRHQTRSIFDSAAPIKWVRDRALDHAVEKERNLKPMINLKNFIKSEPSKTSPISLILQHKHDLETPFRPIEFIRKYPSVFEEFLPGGIGVNPHIRLTNEVMQLDGEEEMVFLSGGHKQDVADKLLKLLMVGKVNRIPLRVIDKLKWDLGLPNDYVESVVPEFPDYFCVRKCDGLGVLELVCWSEELAVSEMEKRAMSGKEGYSKGMPIAFPLQYSRGFEVDKKFKKWVDDWQKLPYVTPYESVLSCQGKGDEFDKWAVGVLHEILSLFVPKKTEKDNILLLGDYLGVRSRFKKALLQHPGIFYISSKLHTHTVVLRDAYKRDLLIGKPNPVMEMRSKYIHLMTAVKEESKSKSAQVGNTRRKKKSVDLKEGEEEDSKDDENEEEEDENSNRLSDSEFEEESDDDDYEDESDDDESEHESTMNRGRASGKSSFEEKARALRTEQKQFDGRHPSKTGDRRSPTHSRGKEIPAKFDRDESNRRHQSKTLDGQSPSYERGRQSPIRNERHESTGRRESNYRHERDESKRSYPDKAQDKRSSTFSGRREGPWRDESDRSARRQSPIRNEREESNGRRESNFRNDSNESKRSYPDKSQDKRSSTFSGRRERPWRNEPDRAAKRYPRGTEDSQSPQSFRGQEASPTNSPNQSDRRHPSKARDEQSPTHTRGKETLKNQMARRKPHGRSDVSRTRKSTSPNKTPTF